One Fundidesulfovibrio magnetotacticus genomic window, GGGATGGCCCGGCGGGCATACTCCACGGCCAGGATGGGGGCCAGCCCTATGGAATAGCCCATGAGCGCGCTCTTCACCACCTTGAGCCGTGCGGCCTTGGCCTCGGCCTGGTGTTCCAGGTTGGTGGCCATGGGGCCGATGAAGCCGTAGCACATGAGCACGCCCAGGAACGTGCCCACCAGGGCCGCGCCGATGTGGTTGCCCAGCACTTCGGGGGGCTGGTTGATGTCGCCCATGGTGATGACGATGCCCAGCACCGCGGCCACGATGCCCAGGCCCGGCAGGGCGTCGGCGATCTTGGTGACGGCGCTGCCCGCCAGGGTGTCGTGGTGTTTGCGGGTGGAGATGTCGGTGTCCATGATCGCTTCGTAGTGGTGCTGCTCGATGTTGCCCGCGATGACGATCTTCAGGTTGTCGCAGATGAAGTTGAGCACGGTCTTGTTCTTGGAGACGTTGCCGAAGCGGCGGAACACGTCGGAATCGGTCGGGCGGTTCACGTGGGCGTCC contains:
- the motA gene encoding flagellar motor stator protein MotA; the encoded protein is MNAIIGFVVVLGSVIGGYVLSHGKLFVLFQPYEFLTIGGAALGSFLIASPMSVVKDVFKHLPQVFTAKEDSKDFYMELLSLMYELFQMARRSGAVALDAHVNRPTDSDVFRRFGNVSKNKTVLNFICDNLKIVIAGNIEQHHYEAIMDTDISTRKHHDTLAGSAVTKIADALPGLGIVAAVLGIVITMGDINQPPEVLGNHIGAALVGTFLGVLMCYGFIGPMATNLEHQAEAKAARLKVVKSALMGYSIGLAPILAVEYARRAIPSNVQPSMEELEEGMKKG